The Coffea arabica cultivar ET-39 chromosome 8e, Coffea Arabica ET-39 HiFi, whole genome shotgun sequence genome window below encodes:
- the LOC113704183 gene encoding ribose-phosphate pyrophosphokinase 1-like, which translates to MASLVLPSPTSSSTSTAPSSTSSSSSSIFCGRRSLAAKPLSAANAPYAVKCEITQPLNGRPCVPIINDQVLPKFLQSKRLQKAVDRNETRLKIFSGTANPALSQEIAWYMGLNLGKVNIKRFADGEIYVQLQESVRGCDVFLVQATCPPANENLMELLVMIDACRRASAKNITAVIPYFGYARADRKTQGRESIAAKLVANLITEAGADRVLACDLHSGQSMGYFDIPVDHVYCQPVILDYLASKEVSSNDLVVVSPDVGGVARARAFAKKLSDAPLAIVDKRRHGHNVAEVMNLIGDVKGKVAVMVDDMIDTAGTIAKGAALLHDEGAREVYACCTHAVFSPPAVERLSSGLFQEVIVTNTIPAIEKNYFPQLTVLSVANLLGETIWRVHDDCSVSSIFQ; encoded by the exons atgGCTTCTTTGGTTCTACCATCTCCGACGTCGTCTTCGACCTCCACTGCACCATCATCTACATCTTCCTCATCATCTTCTATCTTTTGTGGCCGCAGAAGCCTCGCTGCCAAGCCTCTCTCAGCCGCAAACGCTCCGTACGCCGTC AAATGTGAAATCACTCAACCATTGAATGGAAGGCCTTGTGTGCCAATCATAAATGATCAAGTCCTCCCAAAATTCTTGCAATCAAAGCGCCTGCAGAAGGCGGTTGATAGAAATGAAACCAGgctgaaaatattttctgggACCGCTAATCCTGCTCTTTCTCAG gaAATTGCTTGGTACATGGGCCTCAACCTGGGAAAAGTTAATATCAAGAGGTTTGCTGATGGTGAAATTTATGTTCAGTTGCAAGAGAGTGTTAGAGGCTGTGATGTGTTCTTAGTCCAAGCCACCTGCCCTCCAGCCAATGAGAATCTTATGGAGCTTTTGGTGATGATAGATGCTTGTCGAAGAGCTTCAGCCAAAAACATCACGGCAGTGATTCCATACTTTGGATATGCTAGAGCAGATAGAAAG ACACAAGGTCGAGAGTCTATTGCTGCCAAATTAGTAGCAAACCTTATCACTGAAGCAGGTGCAGACCGTGTTCTTGCTTGTGATCTTCACTCAGGGCAATCAATGGGTTACTTTGATATACCAGTGGACCATGTGTACTGTCAG CCTGTCATTCTTGATTACCTTGCTAGCAAGGAGGTTTCTTCGAATGATTTAGTTGTGGTCTCACCTGATGTTGGAGGAGTTGCTAGAGCCCGTGCTTTTGCTAAAAAGTTATCTGATGCACCTTTAGCAATTGTTGATAAAAGGCGACACGGCCACAATGTGGCTGAG GTAATGAATTTGATTGGTGATGTTAAAGGGAAAGTTGCTGTTATGGTGGATGATATGATTGATACAGCAG GGACCATTGCAAAAGGAGCAGCTCTTTTGCATGATGAAGGGGCAAGGGAAGTGTATGCATGCTGCACTCATGCAGTCTTCAG CCCACCTGCAGTTGAGAGGTTGTCAAGTGGCCTGTTTCAAGAAGTTATAGTTACAAACACAATTCCAGCAATTGAGAAGAATTATTTCCCGCAGTTAACTGTACTTTCAGTTGCAAACCTGTTGGGTGAGACCATTTGGCGCGTTCATGATGACTGTTCTGTGAGTAGCATATTTCAGTGA
- the LOC113705377 gene encoding uncharacterized protein isoform X5 yields MVDFVKKLQIKHRKSSWVEEAEYRRIPISTSISSSKSKKKMATSTSTAASSGTSNGSSSCCSREGSAKSIAADQISQAIQSTSNLLHLMLQSSPAQAELLKLPRSLLAKTPTIKNTELVLEQMPHVISSLDAHVDNSLQRKLKHQSNLKNQAKEP; encoded by the exons ATGGTGGATTTTGTGAAGAAACTACAAATTAAACATAGAAAATCTTCATG GGTTGAAGAAGCAGAGTACAGGAGAATCCCCATATCAACCTCAATATCATCATCAAAGTCCAAGAAGAAGATGGCCACATCAACATCTACTGCAGCTTCTTCTGGGACTAGCAATGGCAGCAGCAGCTGCTGCAGCAGAGAAGGGTCAGCAAAATCCATAGCGGCTGATCAAATTTCCCAGGCCATTCAATCCACTTCCAATCTCCTCCACCTCATGCTTCAGTCTTCCCCTGCTCAg GCTGAGTTACTGAAGCTTCCAAGAAGCCTTTTGGCGAAGACACCTACTATAAAAAACACAGAGTTG GTATTGGAACAGATGCCTCATGTAATTTCATCATTGGATGCGCATGTGGATAATTCTTTACAGAG AAAATTGAAACATCAGAGCAACCTCAAGAATCAGGCTAAAGAACCATGA
- the LOC113705377 gene encoding tobamovirus multiplication protein 2B-like isoform X3: MIANRVEEAEYRRIPISTSISSSKSKKKMATSTSTAASSGTSNGSSSCCSREGSAKSIAADQISQAIQSTSNLLHLMLQSSPAQAELLKLPRSLLAKTPTIKNTELVLEQMPHVISSLDAHVDNSLQSVPHLKTVIQLLSNIESCQLKSLSKVQLEQEKIETSEQPQESG, translated from the exons ATG ATTGCCAACAGGGTTGAAGAAGCAGAGTACAGGAGAATCCCCATATCAACCTCAATATCATCATCAAAGTCCAAGAAGAAGATGGCCACATCAACATCTACTGCAGCTTCTTCTGGGACTAGCAATGGCAGCAGCAGCTGCTGCAGCAGAGAAGGGTCAGCAAAATCCATAGCGGCTGATCAAATTTCCCAGGCCATTCAATCCACTTCCAATCTCCTCCACCTCATGCTTCAGTCTTCCCCTGCTCAg GCTGAGTTACTGAAGCTTCCAAGAAGCCTTTTGGCGAAGACACCTACTATAAAAAACACAGAGTTG GTATTGGAACAGATGCCTCATGTAATTTCATCATTGGATGCGCATGTGGATAATTCTTTACAGAG TGTTCCACATCTGAAAACTGTCATCCAGTTACTTTCGAATATTGAAAGCTGCCAGCTTAAATCTTTATCCAAGGTTCAACTGGAACAAGAG AAAATTGAAACATCAGAGCAACCTCAAGAATCAGGCTAA
- the LOC113705377 gene encoding uncharacterized protein isoform X4 — MVDFVKKLQIKHRKSSWVEEAEYRRIPISTSISSSKSKKKMATSTSTAASSGTSNGSSSCCSREGSAKSIAADQISQAIQSTSNLLHLMLQSSPAQVLEQMPHVISSLDAHVDNSLQSVPHLKTVIQLLSNIESCQLKSLSKVQLEQEKIETSEQPQESG; from the exons ATGGTGGATTTTGTGAAGAAACTACAAATTAAACATAGAAAATCTTCATG GGTTGAAGAAGCAGAGTACAGGAGAATCCCCATATCAACCTCAATATCATCATCAAAGTCCAAGAAGAAGATGGCCACATCAACATCTACTGCAGCTTCTTCTGGGACTAGCAATGGCAGCAGCAGCTGCTGCAGCAGAGAAGGGTCAGCAAAATCCATAGCGGCTGATCAAATTTCCCAGGCCATTCAATCCACTTCCAATCTCCTCCACCTCATGCTTCAGTCTTCCCCTGCTCAg GTATTGGAACAGATGCCTCATGTAATTTCATCATTGGATGCGCATGTGGATAATTCTTTACAGAG TGTTCCACATCTGAAAACTGTCATCCAGTTACTTTCGAATATTGAAAGCTGCCAGCTTAAATCTTTATCCAAGGTTCAACTGGAACAAGAG AAAATTGAAACATCAGAGCAACCTCAAGAATCAGGCTAA
- the LOC113705377 gene encoding tobamovirus multiplication protein 2B-like isoform X1, with amino-acid sequence MVDFVKKLQIKHRKSSWVEEAEYRRIPISTSISSSKSKKKMATSTSTAASSGTSNGSSSCCSREGSAKSIAADQISQAIQSTSNLLHLMLQSSPAQAELLKLPRSLLAKTPTIKNTELVLEQMPHVISSLDAHVDNSLQSVPHLKTVIQLLSNIESCQLKSLSKVQLEQEKIETSEQPQESG; translated from the exons ATGGTGGATTTTGTGAAGAAACTACAAATTAAACATAGAAAATCTTCATG GGTTGAAGAAGCAGAGTACAGGAGAATCCCCATATCAACCTCAATATCATCATCAAAGTCCAAGAAGAAGATGGCCACATCAACATCTACTGCAGCTTCTTCTGGGACTAGCAATGGCAGCAGCAGCTGCTGCAGCAGAGAAGGGTCAGCAAAATCCATAGCGGCTGATCAAATTTCCCAGGCCATTCAATCCACTTCCAATCTCCTCCACCTCATGCTTCAGTCTTCCCCTGCTCAg GCTGAGTTACTGAAGCTTCCAAGAAGCCTTTTGGCGAAGACACCTACTATAAAAAACACAGAGTTG GTATTGGAACAGATGCCTCATGTAATTTCATCATTGGATGCGCATGTGGATAATTCTTTACAGAG TGTTCCACATCTGAAAACTGTCATCCAGTTACTTTCGAATATTGAAAGCTGCCAGCTTAAATCTTTATCCAAGGTTCAACTGGAACAAGAG AAAATTGAAACATCAGAGCAACCTCAAGAATCAGGCTAA
- the LOC113705377 gene encoding tobamovirus multiplication protein 2B-like isoform X2: MVDFVKKLQIKHRKSSWVEEAEYRRIPISTSISSSKSKKKMATSTSTAASSGTSNGSSSCCSREGSAKSIAADQISQAIQSTSNLLHLMLQSSPAQAELLKLPRSLLAKTPTIKNTELVLEQMPHVISSLDAHVDNSLQSVPHLKTVIQLLSNIESCQLKSLSKVQLEQEGW; the protein is encoded by the exons ATGGTGGATTTTGTGAAGAAACTACAAATTAAACATAGAAAATCTTCATG GGTTGAAGAAGCAGAGTACAGGAGAATCCCCATATCAACCTCAATATCATCATCAAAGTCCAAGAAGAAGATGGCCACATCAACATCTACTGCAGCTTCTTCTGGGACTAGCAATGGCAGCAGCAGCTGCTGCAGCAGAGAAGGGTCAGCAAAATCCATAGCGGCTGATCAAATTTCCCAGGCCATTCAATCCACTTCCAATCTCCTCCACCTCATGCTTCAGTCTTCCCCTGCTCAg GCTGAGTTACTGAAGCTTCCAAGAAGCCTTTTGGCGAAGACACCTACTATAAAAAACACAGAGTTG GTATTGGAACAGATGCCTCATGTAATTTCATCATTGGATGCGCATGTGGATAATTCTTTACAGAG TGTTCCACATCTGAAAACTGTCATCCAGTTACTTTCGAATATTGAAAGCTGCCAGCTTAAATCTTTATCCAAGGTTCAACTGGAACAAGAG GGATGGTAG
- the LOC113705051 gene encoding pyruvate kinase isozyme G, chloroplastic, translated as MATIPLPSGGNGMSWLKSDTNRAVSDRFASVKNVNDLFFSSSGLKGGRKILARTKILAVKSSERIQSANKSNSSGTNNNNFPSLNGPATTLSRDFALDQTTMDANPWRKTKIVCTIGPSTSSREMIWKLAETGMNVARLNMSHGDHASHQKTIDLVKEYNAQFDSKVISIMLDTKGPEVRSGDVPQPILLKEGQEFNFTIKRGVSTENTVSVNYDDFINDVEVGDILLVDGGMMSLAVKLKTKDLVKCEVVDGGELKSRRHLNVRGKSATLPSITDKDWEDIKFGVDNQVDFYAVSFVKDAKVVHELKDYLKSCNADIHVIVKIESADSIPNLHSILTASDGAMVARGDLGAELPIEEVPLLQEDIIKRCRSMQKPVIVATNMLESMIDHPTPTRAEVSDIAIAVRGGADAVMLSGETAHGKYPLKAVKVMHTVALRTESSLLTSIAPPSQSSAYKGHMGEMFAFHATTMANTLATPIIVFTRTGSMAILLSHYRPSSIIFAFTNNERVKQRLGLYQGVMPIDMEFTDDAEETFSRALKLLLIKNLMKEGEFVTLVQSGAQPIWRRESTHHIQVRKVQG; from the exons ATGGCGACGATTCCGTTACCAAGTGGTGGAAATGGGATGTCTTGGTTGAAATCCGATACAAATCGGGCTGTATCGGACCGTTTTGCGTCGGTCAAGAACGTTAATGACTTGTTCTTCAGCTCTTCTGGACTAAAAGGTGGAAGAAAAATACTTGCTCGAACAAAGATTCTTGCTGTTAAATCCTCGGAGCGGATTCAATCTGCTAATAAAAGCAATAGTAGTGGTACTAATAACAACAACTTCCCCTCTTTAAATGGCCCTGCAACCACTCTG TCTAGAGATTTTGCTTTGGACCAGACAACAATGGATGCTAATCCTTGGAGAAAAACAAAGATAGTATGCACGATTGGTCCTTCAACAAGTTCTCGTGAAATGATCTGGAAACTGGCAGAAACAGGAATGAACGTAGCCCGTTTAAATATGTCGCATGGGGACCATGCATCTCATCAAAAAACAATTGATCTGGTTAAGGAGTACAATGCTCAGTTTGATAGCAAGGTTATATCAATTATGCTGGACACCAAG GGACCTGAGGTCAGAAGCGGAGATGTGCCGCAGCCAATCCTCCTCAAAGAGGGACAAGAGTTTAATTTCACCATTAAAAGAGGAGTTTCAACGGAAAATACTGTTAGTGTTAACTATGATGACTTTATAAATGATGTGGAGGTTGGGGATATACTACTAGTTGATG GGGGAATGATGTCATTAGCAGTGAAATTAAAGACAAAGGATTTAGTAAAATGTGAAGTAGTTGATGGTGGAGAGCTGAAATCAAGAAGACATTTAAATGTGCGTGGGAAAAGTGCAACTCTACCTTCAATAACAG ACAAAGACTGGGAAGATATCAAGTTTGGTGTGGATAACCAAGTTGATTTCTATGCTGTTTCTTTTGTGAAGGATGCAAAGGTGGTCCatgaattgaaagattatctTAAAA GCTGCAATGCTGATATTCATGTCATTGTGAAGATTGAAAGTGCCGACTCTATACCAAATCTTCATTCTATCCTTACTGCATCTGATGGG GCAATGGTGGCCCGTGGCGACCTTGGAGCTGAACTTCCAATTGAGGAAGTCCCTCTGTTGCAG GAGGACATTATTAAAAGGTGTCGCAGCATGCAGAAACCGGTGATTGTAGCAACTAATATGCTGGAAAGCATGATTGATCACCCAACCCCAACAAGGGCTGAAGTTTCAGATATAGCCATTGCAGTGAGAGGGGGTGCTGATGCAGTAATGCTTTCAGGAGAAACTGCTCATGGAAA ATATCCATTGAAGGCTGTTAAAGTAATGCATACTGTGGCACTAAGGACCGAGTCAAGCCTACTAACCAGTATAGCTCCTCCAAGTCAATCTTCTGCATACAAG GGCCATATGGGAGAAATGTTTGCTTTTCATGCAACCACAATGGCTAATACACTTGCTACCCCAATCATTGTTTTTACAAGAACAGGGTCCATGGCTATTCTTTTAAGTCATTATCGGCCTTCCTCAATAATATTTGCTTTCACAAATAA TGAGAGGGTGAAGCAACGGTTGGGTCTTTATCAAGGTGTGATGCCCATAGATATGGAATTTACAGATGATGCAGAAGAGACCTTTTCTCGAGCATTGAAACTTCTATTG ATTAAGAACCTGATGAAGGAGGGAGAATTTGTTACTCTTGTCCAAAGTGGAGCGCAGCCAATCTGGCGTCGGGAATCTACTCATCATATTCAAGTTCGTAAAGTCCAAGGTTAA
- the LOC113703100 gene encoding protein NRT1/ PTR FAMILY 7.3: MASFQVSKEEKLKENQEERYTLDGTVDMHGRPAIRGKTGRWIAGNIILLNQGLATLAFFGVGVNLVLFLTRVLQQNNADAANSVSKWTGTVYIFSLVGAFLSDSYWGRYRTCAIFQVIFVIGLAALSLSSHLFLMKPKGCGDETTACAQHSSWEIGLFYISIYLVALGNGGYQPNIATFGADQFDEEDPKEGHSKVAFFSYFYLALNLGSLFSNTILGYYENSGMWAIGFWASTAFALAALVLFLAGTTRYRHFRPCGNPISRFTQVIVAAIRNWRVEGPQSDYELFEVEGKESSVTGSRKMLHTHGFKFLDRAAFIASRDFNEKQGYYNRWRLCPISQVEEVKCILRLLPIWLCTIIYSVVFTQMASIFVEQGAAMKTKMWNFEIPPASMSSFDILSVAVVIFFYRRVLDPMVTKIKKSGAKDLTETKDSKGLTELQRMGIGYVIAVMAMLSAGIVENYRRKYARIDCTNCEGSSSLSIVWQVPQYALIGASEVFMYVGQLEFFNDQAPDGLKSFGSALCMTSISLGNYVSSLIVSMVMRISARDDMPGWIPINLNNGHLDRFYFLLAGLTIIDLAVYMACAKWYKSAKIEGKYVEDTEKEDCGV; the protein is encoded by the exons ATGGCTTCTTTTCAAGTTTCTAAAGAG GAGAAgctgaaagaaaatcaagaagaaagGTACACTCTTGATGGTACTGTTGATATGCATGGCAGGCCAGCAATCCGGGGCAAGACTGGAAGATGGATTGCTGGAAATATCATTCTCT TAAACCAAGGTCTGGCTACTCTAGCATTCTTTGGTGTTGGGGTCAACTTGGTTCTCTTCCTTACAAGAGTCCTGCAACAAAACAATGCTGATGCTGCCAACAGTGTCAGCAAATGGACTGGAACTGTTTACATCTTCTCTCTCGTTGGAGCTTTCCTCAGCGACTCTTACTGGGGAAGATACAGAACCTGTGCCATCTTCCAGGTTATCTTTGTCATT GGTTTGGCAGCTCTATCACTATCATCACACCTTTTCTTGATGAAACCTAAAGGGTGTGGAGATGAGACAACCGCTTGTGCACAACACTCAAGCTGGGAGATTGGTCTATTTTACATCTCCATCTACCTGGTCGCCTTAGGAAATGGAGGGTACCAACCGAACATTGCTACCTTTGGTGCTGACCAATTTGATGAAGAGGATCCAAAAGAAGGGCATTCCAAAGTTGCCTTCTTCAGCTATTTCTACCTGGCTTTAAACCTTGGCTCACTCTTCTCAAACACCATTTTGGGCTACTATGAGAATTCAGGAATGTGGGCAATAGGGTTTTGGGCATCTACTGCATTTGCCTTGGCAGCATTGGTACTCTTCCTCGCAGGCACCACAAGATACAGGCATTTCAGACCCTGTGGAAATCCTATTTCCAGGTTTACCCAAGTAATAGTAGCAGCAATAAGGAACTGGAGAGTGGAGGGGCCACAAAGTGATTATGAATTATTTGAAGTTGAAGGAAAGGAAAGTTCTGTAACTGGTTCGAGAAAGATGCTCCACACCCATGGTTTCAA GTTCTTGGATAGAGCTGCATTCATTGCTTCAAGAGATTTCAACGAGAAACAGGGATATTATAACCGGTGGCGTCTATGCCCTATTTCTCAAGTTGAAGAAGTTAAGTGCATACTGAGACTATTGCCAATTTGGCTATGCACTATAATTTATTCAGTGGTATTTACTCAGATGGCATCCATATTTGTTGAGCAAGGTGCAGCCATGAAAACAAAGATGTGGAACTTCGAGATCCCTCCTGCAAGCATGTCTAGCTTTGACATACTGAGCGTGGCAGTTGTCATATTTTTCTACAGGAGAGTCCTCGATCCAATGGTAACCAAGATTAAGAAGAGTGGTGCTAAAGACCTCACTGAGACTAAAGATTCCAAAGGGCTCACAGAGCTTCAAAGGATGGGGATTGGATACGTAATAGCAGTAATGGCAATGCTTTCGGCAGGAATTGTGGAGAATTATAGGCGAAAATATGCTAGAATAGATTGCACAAACTGTGAAGGCTCAAGCTCATTGAGCATCGTCTGGCAGGTGCCTCAATATGCTTTAATAGGTGCTTCAGAAGTTTTCATGTACGTAGGCCAACTGGAGTTCTTTAacgatcaagctcctgatgggCTTAAAAGCTTTGGCAGTGCACTTTGCATGACCTCAATTTCCCTGGGAAACTATGTTAGCAGCTTGATAGTGAGCATGGTCATGAGAATATCTGCCAGAGATGACATGCCTGGTTGGATCCCAATAAACCTTAACAACGGTCATTTAGACAGGTTTTACTTCCTCTTGGCTGGTCTAACCATAATAGATTTGGCAGTCTACATGGCCTGTGCTAAGTGGTACAAGAGTGCCAAGATTGAAGGGAAGTATGTGGAAGACACTGAGAAAGAGGACTGTGGAGTTTGA